In one window of Methanothermobacter sp. DNA:
- a CDS encoding pyridoxal phosphate-dependent aminotransferase: MISPKKYAKAAKVPPNGFKTSNEFFNYVFKDKEMIWMGQNTNHLHDHSEIAEAMIDCINEGSYCKYPPPEGFPELKELVLKDLGLGDGFEALITAGGTESLYLCMNDILNPEDNAITCDPGYLIIDNFASRFACTVKSVPIYSSECGYKLTPDLVLENMDSNTRLISLIDPLNPLGSSYTLEEIKAFADIAVDHDVYLLHDITYRDFAQEHHLAADYAPDHTVTVYSFSKICGMAGLRIGAIVATADIVESVKSIVINDLGTNVVSQAGAIAALKSKDRWVHRIRDVTFRNQRIIRDAVEEVEGAFLPVYPSNGNMMAIDIHETGVNPVDLTDYLLKRKIFVRQGAYTSKIFGDRYIRLSFSIPTEQVEIFAENFVDVMEFLRPS, encoded by the coding sequence ATGATTTCTCCTAAAAAATATGCTAAAGCCGCAAAAGTGCCGCCAAACGGCTTTAAAACTTCAAATGAGTTTTTTAACTACGTCTTCAAGGACAAAGAAATGATATGGATGGGTCAGAACACCAACCATCTTCATGATCACTCTGAAATAGCGGAAGCCATGATTGATTGCATAAATGAGGGTAGTTACTGCAAGTATCCTCCCCCTGAGGGGTTCCCGGAACTCAAGGAACTTGTACTGAAGGATCTGGGACTGGGGGATGGCTTTGAAGCCCTCATAACCGCCGGGGGTACAGAGTCCCTGTATCTCTGCATGAATGATATTCTCAACCCTGAGGACAATGCCATAACATGTGATCCCGGCTACCTGATAATTGACAACTTTGCAAGCAGATTCGCATGCACTGTCAAATCGGTCCCAATATACAGCAGCGAATGTGGGTATAAACTGACACCTGACCTTGTGCTTGAGAATATGGACAGCAACACCCGCCTGATTTCACTTATTGACCCCCTGAATCCACTGGGCTCATCATATACACTGGAGGAGATAAAGGCGTTTGCAGACATTGCAGTGGACCATGATGTTTACCTTCTGCACGATATAACCTACAGGGACTTTGCACAGGAACACCACCTTGCAGCTGATTACGCACCCGACCATACAGTTACAGTGTACAGCTTTTCCAAGATATGCGGGATGGCAGGTCTAAGGATAGGTGCAATTGTTGCAACTGCAGACATTGTTGAGTCAGTGAAGAGCATCGTCATAAATGACCTGGGTACAAATGTTGTATCCCAGGCAGGTGCAATTGCAGCTCTCAAATCAAAGGACAGGTGGGTCCACAGGATACGGGATGTGACCTTCAGGAACCAGAGGATCATCAGGGACGCTGTTGAAGAGGTTGAAGGGGCATTTCTCCCGGTTTACCCATCAAATGGTAACATGATGGCCATAGATATACATGAAACCGGTGTGAACCCCGTTGACCTTACAGACTACCTACTTAAGAGGAAGATCTTTGTAAGGCAGGGTGCATACACCAGCAAGATATTCGGGGACAGGTACATACGTCTCAGCTTCTCCATACCAACTGAGCAGGTAGAGATATTCGCTGAGAACTTTGTGGATGTGATGGAGTTCCTTAGACCATCATAA
- the pgsA gene encoding archaetidylinositol phosphate synthase → MLNQFRPALRRFIDPIAEKIAIPADYITFTGFLVACASAASYASGNIINGALLLALSGFIDVLDGAVARKRFNPTRFGGFLDSTLDRLSDGIIITGITAGGFTGILTGMLALHSSLMVSYVRARAESEDLECAVGVAERAERLIILIGGSLAGYFLGLWYMDAAMIILVFAGYFTVIQRMMYVRRQMKT, encoded by the coding sequence ATGTTGAATCAGTTCAGACCGGCACTCAGAAGGTTCATAGACCCTATCGCAGAGAAGATCGCAATACCGGCAGATTATATAACGTTCACTGGTTTCCTTGTTGCATGTGCCTCGGCTGCATCCTATGCCAGCGGGAATATTATTAACGGTGCCCTGCTTCTTGCATTAAGCGGATTCATAGATGTCCTTGATGGGGCTGTTGCAAGGAAAAGATTCAATCCCACCAGATTTGGTGGTTTCCTGGATTCGACCCTTGACAGGCTCTCAGATGGCATAATCATCACCGGTATAACGGCAGGGGGGTTCACAGGGATTCTCACAGGTATGCTGGCCCTCCACTCCAGCCTCATGGTCAGTTATGTTAGGGCAAGGGCCGAGTCAGAGGACCTCGAATGCGCTGTAGGTGTTGCTGAAAGGGCTGAGCGGCTCATAATACTCATTGGAGGGTCCCTTGCCGGATACTTCCTTGGCTTATGGTATATGGACGCTGCCATGATAATTCTGGTCTTTGCAGGTTACTTCACGGTGATCCAGAGGATGATGTACGTCCGGAGGCAGATGAAAACATAA
- a CDS encoding L-threonylcarbamoyladenylate synthase codes for MIIRKIRRGNPSQKVIDEAISVMEGGGVVIYPTDTIYGLGVNALDRESVRKLFRIKGRAPDKPVSICVSKVSEIPRFSKPSEHAMEIIRGILPGPYTVLLEKKDLVPDILTGGSSKVGVRVPDDEVCRRISAKFPVTATSANISGKQPSGKTNDIIEDLKVDLMLDAGECDSTEPSTVVDLTAEPPAVLRIGRGDPEVIYRIFRCIR; via the coding sequence ATGATAATCCGGAAAATCAGGAGAGGAAACCCATCACAAAAGGTGATTGATGAGGCAATATCTGTTATGGAGGGGGGTGGAGTAGTGATATACCCCACAGATACCATCTATGGCCTCGGTGTCAATGCACTTGACAGGGAGTCAGTGAGGAAGCTCTTCCGGATAAAGGGAAGGGCCCCTGATAAACCGGTATCCATATGTGTCTCAAAGGTGTCTGAGATACCAAGGTTCTCAAAACCATCAGAGCATGCAATGGAGATAATCAGGGGGATATTACCTGGTCCCTACACGGTTTTACTTGAGAAGAAGGATCTGGTGCCGGATATTCTCACAGGGGGATCATCAAAGGTGGGTGTAAGGGTCCCTGATGATGAGGTATGCAGGAGGATATCAGCAAAATTTCCGGTGACGGCCACAAGTGCCAATATATCAGGTAAGCAACCATCAGGGAAAACCAATGATATAATTGAGGATCTGAAGGTTGACCTCATGCTTGATGCAGGCGAATGTGATAGCACTGAACCATCCACTGTTGTGGATCTTACGGCTGAACCACCTGCTGTTCTCAGGATAGGTAGGGGGGACCCTGAGGTTATCTACAGGATTTTCAGGTGTATAAGATGA
- the radB gene encoding DNA repair and recombination protein RadB, giving the protein MRTLMELGENGRLPTGSSIDSILGGGVERGTITQFYGPPASGKTNIAIKLAVETSKRDRKTVFIDTEGGISVERIRQVSGSSFERVADNIIVFEPSSFTEQGEAIQRTLNVLKNHGDSVDLIVLDSAVALYRLKEGNGSNFNVDLGRQLFLLLQMARRFDLAVVVTNQIYSLRGDDGVERVSPVGGTLLRYWSKTIVELEMGDRPGERVAVLRRHRNRPEGLRTSFRIVPEGIV; this is encoded by the coding sequence ATGAGGACCCTTATGGAGCTCGGTGAAAACGGAAGGCTCCCCACAGGTTCATCCATTGACTCCATACTTGGAGGGGGTGTTGAGAGGGGAACCATCACACAGTTCTATGGACCCCCAGCTTCTGGCAAAACCAACATTGCAATTAAACTTGCAGTTGAAACTTCAAAGAGAGACAGAAAGACAGTTTTTATTGATACTGAGGGCGGAATTTCTGTTGAAAGAATAAGACAGGTTTCAGGATCTTCATTTGAAAGGGTTGCCGATAATATAATAGTTTTTGAACCATCTAGCTTCACAGAACAGGGTGAAGCCATTCAAAGAACACTGAATGTCCTCAAAAACCATGGCGATTCAGTTGACCTGATTGTGCTTGATTCTGCGGTGGCCCTATACCGTCTAAAGGAGGGTAACGGATCGAATTTCAATGTTGATCTTGGAAGACAGCTTTTCCTTCTTCTGCAGATGGCAAGAAGATTTGACCTTGCGGTGGTTGTAACCAACCAGATATATTCCCTGAGGGGAGATGATGGGGTGGAGAGGGTGAGTCCCGTTGGCGGGACCCTCCTGAGGTACTGGTCCAAAACAATTGTTGAACTTGAAATGGGTGATAGGCCAGGTGAAAGAGTTGCTGTACTCAGAAGGCACAGAAACAGGCCCGAAGGTTTGAGGACCAGTTTCAGGATAGTTCCTGAGGGTATTGTCTGA
- a CDS encoding DUF357 domain-containing protein, whose translation MECRERIEKDLDLLEKNLMEMESIEFKGEERAIIERALNYRDDSIYYLKKGDYITSFGCITYAHGLLDGLRMLHGII comes from the coding sequence ATGGAATGCAGGGAACGCATAGAAAAGGACCTTGATCTTCTTGAGAAAAATTTAATGGAAATGGAATCCATAGAATTCAAAGGGGAGGAGAGGGCCATCATTGAGAGGGCACTGAACTACAGGGACGACTCCATTTACTACCTAAAGAAGGGAGATTACATCACATCCTTCGGGTGCATTACCTACGCCCACGGCCTTCTGGATGGGCTCAGAA